From Psychroflexus torquis ATCC 700755, the proteins below share one genomic window:
- the ltrA gene encoding group II intron reverse transcriptase/maturase has protein sequence MKDRMTSIDVNLLTSPSQSDAAIRVFQRKLYIRAKQDKGFKAYSLYGKLCEGNTLIEAFRRVRSNYSKGVGVDNQSFDAIEKQGISVFLGEIQQDLQGHTYRSQAVKQKLIPKEKEGDFRVLGIPTIRDRVVQMAVKMLIEPLWEADFEHTSFGFRPKRGAKDAIKQVKQNIYDRHQFVYDADLSKYFDTIPHTKLFILLKKRLVDHSILSLIHQWLTAPVRLPNGKLVASTKGSPQGGVISPLLSNIYLHAFDQIVNNPKGKFAKANIRIVRYADDFLLMGKWYFSKEILDYITSIMDNMGLTLNKEKTKLLHSSKSSLFFLGFEFRSIKSKFGWNAKNYTNVRPSMKSRSKLFSKLRELFANRKHWTIEWIVWKVNQLLRGWLNYFSISKVTHIWETIKIIKKHLDYKLFKWMKCKGRKAHRKLRQRPYENLVKFYNLFDIEKYARLKTLAKAQ, from the coding sequence ATGAAAGACAGAATGACAAGTATTGATGTAAATCTATTAACAAGTCCATCGCAAAGCGATGCAGCTATTCGTGTTTTTCAGAGGAAGCTATATATTAGAGCCAAGCAAGATAAGGGCTTCAAGGCTTATAGTCTTTACGGAAAACTCTGTGAAGGCAATACGCTTATAGAAGCTTTTCGACGAGTTAGGAGCAACTATTCTAAAGGGGTAGGTGTAGACAATCAAAGTTTTGACGCTATTGAAAAGCAAGGAATATCTGTTTTTCTTGGCGAGATTCAACAAGACTTACAAGGTCACACCTACAGGAGCCAAGCAGTAAAGCAAAAGCTCATCCCCAAGGAAAAGGAAGGAGATTTTAGGGTATTAGGAATACCAACAATTCGCGACCGCGTGGTTCAAATGGCAGTAAAGATGCTAATAGAGCCACTTTGGGAGGCAGATTTTGAGCATACCTCTTTTGGATTTAGACCCAAACGAGGAGCAAAAGACGCCATAAAGCAAGTAAAACAAAATATTTATGATAGGCATCAATTTGTCTATGATGCGGACTTGTCGAAGTATTTTGACACCATCCCGCATACTAAATTATTTATTTTACTAAAGAAAAGGTTGGTAGATCATAGTATTTTAAGTTTGATACATCAATGGTTAACTGCGCCTGTACGGCTACCCAACGGAAAGCTAGTAGCGAGTACCAAAGGAAGTCCACAAGGGGGAGTTATCTCGCCATTATTATCCAACATATATCTCCATGCATTTGACCAGATTGTAAACAATCCAAAGGGGAAGTTTGCCAAGGCAAACATCCGCATAGTTCGTTATGCAGATGATTTTCTATTGATGGGTAAATGGTATTTCAGCAAAGAGATACTGGACTATATCACTAGTATAATGGACAATATGGGATTAACGTTAAATAAAGAAAAGACAAAACTTCTGCATAGTAGCAAGAGCAGTTTATTCTTTTTGGGGTTTGAATTTAGAAGTATAAAGTCCAAATTTGGATGGAATGCCAAGAATTACACCAATGTACGACCCAGTATGAAGTCACGGTCTAAATTGTTTTCAAAATTGCGAGAATTATTTGCAAATCGAAAACATTGGACAATTGAGTGGATAGTATGGAAGGTTAATCAATTATTAAGAGGTTGGCTAAATTACTTTTCTATCAGTAAGGTTACACATATTTGGGAAACCATAAAAATCATTAAAAAGCATCTGGATTACAAATTATTTAAATGGATGAAGTGCAAAGGAAGGAAAGCGCATCGGAAGCTACGCCAGCGACCCTATGAGAATTTGGTTAAATTTTACAACCTATTTGACATAGAAAAGTATGCACGTTTGAAAACCCTTGCGAAAGCTCAATAA